One Triticum dicoccoides isolate Atlit2015 ecotype Zavitan chromosome 5B, WEW_v2.0, whole genome shotgun sequence genomic window carries:
- the LOC119311393 gene encoding pentatricopeptide repeat-containing protein At1g20300, mitochondrial-like encodes MALLLKRNHHLSTTSRLLLRRLCTTEATTEPAPASPPPPAPDSPPPMTPSEAKLLDSLHAAILDHSRAHPSTTLPASPPFEPLAAFSSTLDGLLPSPPAPHLALQLLGRLLALRRGVPFPEALTFFHHVLPSLPADSLPALYAAMIDLLAKHHHFPLARHLLDEMRERSIPVSSQVILAIIRRYVRAGMSAEASELFRRMEEYGAGVPDPAVLASLLGALSKKRLASEAQALFDSYKSVFPPDVVLYTTLVHAWCRAGCLDKAEQVFAEMQQAGIMPNVYTYTSVIDAMYRAGQVPRAQELLCQMIDTGCPPNTATFNAIMRAHVKAGRSEQVLQVHNQMRQLGCDPDIITYNFLMETHCGKGQSNLDAAMKVLAKMIAKGCIPDCHTFNPMLKLVLGTGNVEAARKLYERMQELQCKPNVVTYNLLMKLFNKEKSMDMVLRIKKDMDAQGVEPNVNTYGALIESFCGRGNWRRAHATLREMVEEKSLKPTKPVYDMVLMLLRKAGQLRKHEELVEAMADRGFIKRPSEDALWNAVAAS; translated from the coding sequence ATGGCTCTCCTCCTCAAGCGCAACCACCACCTctccaccacctcccgcctccttctccgccgccTATGCACCACCGAGGCCACCACAGAGCCGGCGCCCGCCTCGCCTCCGCCACCGGCTCCCGACTCGCCTCCCCCCATGACGCCCTCGGAAGCCAAGCTCCTGGACTCGCTCCACGCGGCGATCCTCGACCACAGCCGCGCCCACCCGTCGACTACGCTCCCGGCCTCGCCGCCATTCGAGCCCCTCGCCGCGTTCTCTTCCACCCTCGACGGCCTCCTCCCTTCCCCGCCCGCTCCGCACCTCGCGCTCCAGCTCCTCGGCCGCCTCCTCGCGCTCCGCCGCGGCGTCCCGTTCCCGGAGGCCCTCACGTTCTTCCACCACGTCCTCCCGTCGCTTCCCGCCGACTCGCTCCCGGCGCTCTACGCCGCTATGATCGACCTGCTCGCGAAGCACCACCACTTCCCGCTCGCCCGACACCTGCTCGACGAAATGCGCGAGCGCTCCATCCCCGTCTCGTCGCAGGTCATCCTCGCCATAATCCGCCGGTACGTCCGGGCGGGGATGTCTGCCGAGGCTTCCGAGCTGTTCCGTCGCATGGAGGAGTATGGCGCCGGGGTCCCCGACCCTGCGGTGCTCGCCTCTCTCCTTGGCGCGCTGTCCAAGAAGCGCCTCGCCAGTGAGGCCCAGGCTCTGTTCGACAGCTACAAGTCGGTATTTCCTCCTGATGTAGTGCTCTACACGACCCTGGTGCATGCCTGGTGTCGGGCCGGGTGTCTCGACAAAGCAGAGCAGGTGTTCGCTGAGATGCAGCAGGCGGGGATCATGCCGAACGTGTACACCTACACTTCTGTGATTGATGCCATGTACCGCGCGGGGCAGGTGCCCCGTGCGCAGGAGCTCCTCTGCCAGATGATTGACACCGGGTGTCCGCCAAACACTGCGACCTTCAACGCCATCATGCGGGCTCATGTCAAGGCCGGGCGTTCTGAGCAGGTGCTGCAGGTGCACAACCAGATGCGGCAGCTTGGTTGTGATCCGGACATTATCACATACAATTTCTTGATGGAGACACATTGTGGGAAAGGGCAGAGCAACCTTGACGCAGCGATGAAAGTGCTTGCCAAGATGATTGCCAAGGGGTGTATTCCTGACTGCCACACGTTCAATCCCATGCTGAAGCTGGTCCTGGGGACCGGCAATGTAGAGGCTGCACGAAAGTTGTATGAACGGATGCAGGAGCTGCAGTGCAAGCCGAATGTGGTGACTTATAATCTGCTTATGAAGTTGTTCAATAAGGAGAAGTCGATGGACATGGTGCTGAGGATAAAGAAGGACATGGATGCACAAGGTGTGGAGCCAAACGTGAACACCTACGGAGCTTTAATCGAGTCATTCTGTGGGAGGGGAAACTGGAGGCGCGCTCATGCGACGCTGAGGGAAATGGTTGAGGAGAAATCTTTGAAACCCACGAAGCCAGTGTATGATATGGTGCTGATGCTGCTGAGGAAGGCCGGTCAGCTCAGGAAGCACGAAGAGCTTGTGGAAGCAATGGCTGACAGGGGCTTCATCAAGCGCCCATCAGAGGATGCGTTGTGGAATGCAGTAGCTGCTTCCTAA